A stretch of Crossiella cryophila DNA encodes these proteins:
- a CDS encoding cellulase family glycosylhydrolase has product MGWRSVVTGVLAVVLGLTAVPGAPAAARWWFDDARADVVTVSPEGTFRDGHGREVLLRGYNVSGTAKLAEHGGLPFPSTAEAGVSATAMRRLTGANAVRFLITWERVEPRAGQIDRAYLDRVLAQVREFLAAGLFVFLDYHQDLYSRYLFNVDSWYTGDGAPEWVVRAGGYPKEYCEACVNWGQNMKNNKAVTMATYDFWHNRRIDTEAGPRNILDAFVAQSEIALGHLRNALSANEFRRVVGFNPLNEPYAGRYDEGQQGPAWERDFLAPFYQRVRAAMDRAGWTDKPLFAEPLVYWNINTSIFREPGGLTEIPPLGQRFVFNAHFYDAKARSGILKPGKAGDGEYTADIRAVRERAQYHRTAPILSEFGHPITGFTSDKTPSILKAAYQSLDSGVAGKNWWREARNAAPPMSATQWQWDTNSGRHRELMNGNPNKVLTETDAWMDEDFSPVHKDNTGAVVPRVDRRVIDRAYPRAVAGRTLAFSFEDLSRDGNTVQQWQRVPAEYPGLVKLTADRRHAVLVWRSSGAAAPTEVQVPEDLAAGAIVSDQGVFGSAPVYGGTGLGVDRHDGAARLVLPGGPSGTLHVALIAPAGTDQALLAQAKTELTGWAAATFGTR; this is encoded by the coding sequence ATGGGATGGCGGAGCGTGGTCACCGGGGTCCTCGCGGTCGTGCTGGGTCTGACGGCGGTGCCGGGGGCGCCCGCCGCGGCGCGATGGTGGTTCGACGACGCGCGGGCCGACGTCGTCACCGTGTCACCGGAGGGCACCTTCCGGGACGGGCACGGGCGCGAGGTGTTGTTGCGTGGCTACAACGTCTCCGGCACCGCCAAACTCGCCGAACACGGCGGCCTGCCCTTCCCCAGCACCGCCGAGGCCGGGGTCTCGGCCACTGCCATGCGCCGGCTGACCGGGGCGAACGCGGTGCGCTTCCTGATCACCTGGGAGCGGGTCGAACCGCGGGCCGGGCAGATCGACCGGGCCTACCTGGACCGGGTCCTCGCCCAGGTGAGGGAGTTCCTGGCCGCCGGGCTGTTCGTGTTCCTGGACTACCACCAGGACCTCTACTCCCGCTATCTGTTCAATGTGGACAGTTGGTACACCGGGGACGGCGCGCCGGAGTGGGTGGTGCGCGCGGGCGGATATCCCAAGGAGTACTGCGAGGCCTGCGTCAACTGGGGCCAGAACATGAAGAACAACAAGGCGGTCACCATGGCCACCTACGACTTCTGGCACAACCGCCGCATCGACACCGAGGCCGGACCGCGCAACATCCTGGACGCTTTCGTGGCACAGAGCGAGATCGCGCTCGGTCATCTGCGCAACGCGTTGAGCGCCAACGAGTTCCGCCGGGTGGTCGGGTTCAACCCGTTGAACGAGCCCTACGCCGGCCGCTACGACGAGGGCCAGCAGGGACCGGCCTGGGAACGGGACTTCCTGGCGCCGTTCTACCAGCGGGTGCGCGCGGCCATGGACCGGGCCGGGTGGACCGACAAGCCGTTGTTCGCCGAACCCCTGGTGTACTGGAACATCAACACCTCCATCTTCCGCGAACCCGGTGGCCTGACCGAGATCCCGCCGCTGGGCCAGCGATTCGTGTTCAACGCGCACTTCTACGACGCCAAGGCCCGCTCCGGGATCCTCAAGCCGGGCAAGGCCGGCGACGGCGAGTACACCGCGGACATCCGGGCGGTGCGCGAACGCGCCCAGTACCACCGCACCGCGCCGATCCTGAGCGAATTCGGGCACCCGATCACCGGGTTCACCTCGGACAAGACGCCCAGCATCCTCAAGGCCGCCTACCAGTCCCTGGATTCCGGGGTGGCCGGGAAGAACTGGTGGCGGGAGGCACGCAACGCCGCGCCGCCGATGTCGGCCACCCAGTGGCAGTGGGACACCAACAGCGGGCGGCACCGGGAGCTGATGAACGGCAACCCGAACAAGGTGCTCACCGAGACCGACGCGTGGATGGACGAGGACTTCTCCCCGGTGCACAAGGACAACACCGGCGCGGTGGTGCCCAGGGTGGACCGGCGGGTGATCGACCGGGCCTACCCGCGCGCGGTGGCCGGGCGGACCCTGGCCTTCAGCTTCGAGGACCTCAGCCGGGACGGGAACACCGTGCAGCAGTGGCAACGGGTGCCCGCCGAGTACCCCGGCCTGGTCAAGCTGACCGCGGACCGGCGGCACGCGGTGCTGGTGTGGCGCTCCTCGGGTGCGGCCGCGCCGACCGAGGTGCAGGTGCCGGAGGACCTGGCCGCGGGCGCGATCGTGTCGGACCAGGGCGTGTTCGGCAGTGCACCGGTGTACGGCGGGACCGGGCTCGGCGTTGACCGGCACGACGGGGCGGCCCGGCTGGTGCTGCCCGGCGGTCCCTCGGGCACGCTGCACGTGGCGCTGATCGCCCCGGCCGGCACGGATCAGGCCCTGCTGGCACAGGCGAAGACCGAGCTGACGGGATGGGCCGCGGCCACTTTCGGCACCAGGTGA
- a CDS encoding HD domain-containing protein, with the protein MVLDAWVTAVTALGGRPEVARQAGEELLGRYREEHRRYHDLTHIEAVLRDSAWLGAELGLSEVDRAVLAVAAAAHDVIYDGVPGEDERRSAEWVRRRLGEAGVAEEHQEPTERLVLATIDHLGADPLTLALLDADLAVLGGTEAEYDRYARAVRAEYAHVSDADWLVGRGAVLARLIARDPLYRTAPARERWEAAAKANLKREKHSFGG; encoded by the coding sequence ATGGTCCTGGACGCGTGGGTGACGGCGGTGACCGCCCTCGGCGGGCGGCCCGAGGTGGCCCGGCAGGCGGGGGAGGAGCTGCTCGGCCGGTACCGGGAGGAGCACCGGCGCTACCACGACCTGACCCACATCGAGGCGGTGCTGCGGGATTCGGCCTGGCTGGGCGCGGAACTCGGACTGTCCGAAGTGGACAGAGCGGTGCTGGCGGTGGCCGCGGCCGCGCACGACGTGATCTACGACGGGGTCCCCGGCGAGGACGAACGGCGTAGCGCCGAGTGGGTGCGGCGCCGGCTGGGCGAGGCCGGGGTCGCCGAGGAGCACCAAGAACCGACCGAACGGTTGGTACTGGCGACCATCGACCACCTGGGTGCGGACCCGCTGACCCTGGCGCTGCTGGACGCCGACCTGGCGGTGCTCGGCGGAACCGAGGCCGAGTACGACCGGTACGCGCGGGCGGTGCGCGCGGAGTACGCGCACGTGAGTGACGCCGACTGGCTGGTCGGGCGTGGCGCGGTGCTGGCCAGGCTGATCGCGCGGGACCCGCTCTACCGGACCGCACCGGCCCGCGAACGCTGGGAGGCCGCGGCCAAGGCCAACCTGAAACGTGAAAAACATTCATTTGGCGGGTGA
- a CDS encoding AfsR/SARP family transcriptional regulator, which yields MDFRILGPVSVWIDGQQVGITEPDLRRLLAILLLADGRPVPKEQVIADLWDGAPPLRPARALRTQFTQLSETLPLPEVQLHSAHGKHQLQVDLEKLDWHRFRQLVGRGRSAARGGRYQAAVEILTQALDEWRGDALADVDGDWARRCRAHLERQRRSARQCLVAARRACTGRQIFVPVPRRGEIERGPAPMQLPLGVADFVGREQELATLGTAIPGTVTVINGAPGSGKTSLALAWAHRVSDRHPDGALFAELRGHGPGEPVPPTELLADFLTGLGVAPAKIPATESARAELFRGLLIRRRLLLLLDGARDLAQVQPLLPGLPGVTVVITSHEPLDLPGRHITVGPLSPADATGLLKELIGPARVANQAGALADLARYCAYLPLALRIASRRVAGRPHTYLADLVGELREERHRLDRLAPDTDGSGAIRGTFRWSYRALPLPAQRMFRLLGLYQGVDVDAPAAAALSGMDGEQAAKLLRDLSKAQLLQPSPRGAYQLHDLLRGYAAERALREEGANNRQAAIRRLLDHYRAAGADPGHAWSDTELINLCAAAHSATSTGNHAVAVDLLTTAGAVHRSRGQLDRAIARYHLAWVSGDRHGDTDIAHRLGETYLAAGRLCAAVEVLGRATPDALTLDLLGGCYQRLGRPDAAIQHFQRGLRLVNEPAAEARLLSSLGEALRRLGRLAQAREHLARALELSRRIGDHGVTAHCLHSLSQLPSTLSPNLP from the coding sequence GTGGACTTTCGGATCCTTGGTCCCGTTTCGGTCTGGATCGATGGGCAACAGGTCGGGATCACCGAACCCGACCTGCGGCGCCTGCTCGCGATCCTGCTGTTGGCCGACGGTCGCCCGGTGCCGAAGGAGCAGGTCATCGCCGACCTGTGGGACGGCGCGCCGCCGCTGCGGCCCGCTCGCGCGCTGCGCACCCAGTTCACCCAGCTCAGTGAGACGCTGCCGCTGCCAGAGGTGCAGTTGCACAGCGCGCACGGCAAGCACCAGTTGCAGGTCGATCTGGAGAAGCTGGACTGGCACCGGTTCCGCCAGCTCGTCGGCCGGGGCCGTTCGGCCGCTCGTGGTGGCCGCTACCAGGCCGCGGTGGAGATCCTGACCCAGGCCCTGGACGAGTGGCGCGGGGACGCCCTGGCCGATGTGGACGGCGACTGGGCCCGGCGTTGCCGCGCGCACCTGGAGCGGCAGCGGCGCAGTGCCCGGCAGTGCCTGGTCGCCGCGCGCCGGGCCTGCACCGGCAGGCAGATCTTCGTGCCGGTGCCGCGCCGCGGCGAGATCGAACGCGGCCCCGCCCCCATGCAGCTCCCGCTCGGCGTGGCGGATTTCGTTGGCCGGGAACAGGAACTGGCCACCCTGGGCACCGCGATCCCCGGCACGGTCACCGTGATCAACGGCGCTCCCGGCAGCGGCAAGACCTCCCTGGCGCTGGCCTGGGCGCACCGGGTCAGCGACCGGCACCCCGACGGCGCGCTGTTCGCCGAGCTGCGCGGGCACGGGCCGGGTGAGCCGGTGCCGCCGACCGAACTGCTGGCCGACTTCCTCACCGGGCTCGGCGTGGCCCCGGCCAAGATCCCGGCCACCGAGAGCGCCCGCGCCGAACTGTTCCGCGGCCTGCTGATCCGCCGCCGCCTGCTGCTCCTGCTCGACGGCGCCCGCGACCTGGCCCAGGTACAGCCACTGCTGCCGGGTCTGCCGGGGGTCACGGTGGTGATCACCAGCCACGAACCCCTTGACCTGCCGGGGCGGCACATCACCGTCGGCCCGCTCTCCCCCGCCGACGCGACCGGGCTGCTCAAGGAGCTGATCGGCCCGGCCAGGGTGGCCAACCAGGCCGGGGCGCTGGCCGATCTGGCCCGCTACTGCGCCTACCTGCCCCTGGCACTGCGCATCGCGAGCCGCCGGGTCGCCGGACGGCCGCACACCTACCTGGCCGACCTGGTCGGCGAGCTGCGGGAGGAACGGCACCGCCTGGATCGGCTCGCCCCCGACACCGACGGTTCCGGCGCGATCCGCGGCACCTTCCGCTGGTCCTACCGCGCGCTTCCCCTGCCCGCACAACGCATGTTCCGGCTGCTCGGCCTGTACCAGGGTGTGGACGTGGACGCGCCCGCGGCGGCTGCACTGTCCGGAATGGACGGTGAGCAGGCCGCGAAACTGTTGCGGGACCTGAGCAAGGCGCAGCTGCTGCAGCCGAGTCCACGCGGCGCGTACCAGCTGCACGACCTGCTGCGCGGTTACGCGGCCGAACGCGCCCTGCGCGAGGAGGGCGCGAACAACCGGCAGGCCGCCATCCGCAGGCTGCTCGACCACTACCGGGCGGCGGGCGCCGATCCCGGGCACGCCTGGAGCGACACCGAGCTGATCAACCTGTGCGCCGCCGCGCACAGCGCCACCAGCACCGGAAACCACGCGGTGGCAGTGGATCTGCTGACCACCGCGGGCGCCGTGCACCGCTCCCGCGGCCAGCTGGACCGGGCCATCGCCCGCTACCACCTGGCCTGGGTGAGCGGCGATCGGCACGGTGACACCGACATCGCGCACCGCCTCGGCGAGACCTACCTGGCCGCCGGCCGGTTGTGCGCGGCGGTGGAGGTCCTCGGCCGGGCCACCCCGGACGCACTCACCCTGGACCTGCTCGGCGGCTGCTACCAGCGGCTGGGCCGTCCGGACGCGGCGATCCAGCACTTCCAGCGCGGCCTCCGCCTGGTCAACGAACCGGCGGCCGAGGCACGCCTGCTGTCCAGTCTGGGTGAGGCGCTACGGCGGCTCGGCAGGCTGGCGCAGGCCAGGGAACACCTGGCCCGCGCCCTGGAACTGAGCCGCCGGATCGGCGATCACGGGGTGACCGCGCACTGCCTGCACAGCCTCAGCCAGTTGCCCAGCACGCTCAGCCCGAACCTGCCCTGA
- a CDS encoding sugar-binding protein translates to MDRRWLTGLLPVAAALITLVALESPATAVDEQAEAARRAVDLDALFVGAHPDDEAFSLSTFGQWHADHKVRAGVVTITRGEGGGNAAGPEEGPALGQLREAEERRAVRRAGITEVLNLDEADFYYTVSSPLTEQGWQHQDVLGKLVRAIRQTRPELVVTMDPAPTPGNHGNHQYAARLAIEAYRVAADPNAYPEQLREEGLRPWAVKRLLTGGARGERPSGPDCAAKFVPVEASDRVYGVWDGRPSTVPGRSWAQEERSAQREYVTQGWAGFPDVPTDPKEIGCDWFTQVASRVPFSPTANGPDAPLHGALIPTPGGLPLGTGAVAEAGRFNLVAGSSVPVKVTVTAPEERPLTRVEAKLTLPAGWQATGYGRLGTVHSGRSATAEFTVTVPAGTKPGRVRIPVELSSGNGSGYVETVVAVVPELTAEQQPLPQVAQFRDWAVRSGVPALADLVPPVLTLPSGGDRELPILVRNNGSATRSGTVTITPPTGFSATASLPFTGLAAGATTTLSGKVTNTDTALRTGMQGGDYKYTLSVTGVSSSTPALELVPRTTIPKAASAPTVDGVAAPGEYSGPELDLSTRWEGDECVSAADCSAKAKLTWHNDTLYALVTVADDKQGSVLDAADCKRHWRTDSLELAIDPRGKSENTASTLKLAVFPTTTAGTPCAARDADNFQGPAADTVPGLQVASKVSSPYTGYTIELALPLAAVPGALDPAKVGLNLFVYDSDTQDKIGQTRLGWSTWGGVQGDPYRWGHAVLDGYTPPAGRPVEPPPARLPLIALSSVDSAQSVEQSVRTGISLGGKPIAPVWDSARLLSARAHGDTVTARVLGASGRATVFVVNQDGKLLGRKTVELSHGFSEITVPVTGGRPAEVLLGFETPEGKVAASRVRAGSG, encoded by the coding sequence GTGGATCGACGATGGCTGACCGGGCTGCTGCCGGTGGCCGCCGCCCTGATCACGTTGGTGGCGCTGGAGAGTCCGGCCACCGCGGTGGACGAGCAGGCGGAGGCCGCGCGGCGCGCGGTCGACCTGGACGCGCTGTTCGTGGGCGCGCACCCCGATGACGAGGCGTTCAGCCTGTCCACCTTCGGGCAATGGCACGCCGACCACAAGGTGCGGGCCGGGGTGGTCACCATCACCCGCGGCGAGGGCGGCGGCAACGCGGCCGGACCCGAGGAAGGCCCCGCACTGGGCCAGCTCCGGGAGGCCGAGGAACGGCGGGCGGTGCGCCGGGCCGGGATCACCGAGGTGCTCAACCTGGACGAGGCCGACTTCTACTACACGGTCAGCTCGCCGCTGACCGAACAGGGTTGGCAGCACCAGGACGTGCTCGGCAAGCTGGTCAGGGCGATCCGGCAGACCCGGCCCGAACTCGTGGTCACCATGGATCCCGCGCCCACGCCGGGCAACCACGGCAACCACCAGTACGCGGCCCGGCTCGCCATCGAGGCCTACCGGGTGGCCGCCGACCCCAATGCCTACCCGGAGCAGTTGCGGGAGGAGGGATTGCGGCCGTGGGCGGTCAAGCGGTTGCTGACCGGCGGGGCCCGCGGCGAACGGCCGAGTGGACCGGACTGCGCCGCGAAGTTCGTGCCGGTTGAGGCCAGTGACCGGGTGTACGGGGTGTGGGACGGACGACCGTCCACTGTGCCCGGTCGCAGCTGGGCGCAGGAGGAGCGGTCCGCGCAACGGGAGTACGTGACCCAGGGCTGGGCCGGATTCCCCGACGTGCCAACGGATCCGAAGGAGATCGGCTGCGACTGGTTCACCCAGGTGGCCAGCCGGGTGCCGTTCTCGCCGACCGCCAACGGACCCGACGCTCCCCTGCACGGCGCGCTGATCCCGACCCCGGGCGGCCTGCCACTGGGCACCGGCGCGGTGGCCGAGGCCGGGCGGTTCAACCTGGTGGCCGGATCCTCGGTGCCGGTCAAGGTGACGGTGACCGCCCCGGAGGAGCGTCCGCTGACCCGGGTCGAGGCGAAACTGACGCTGCCCGCCGGGTGGCAGGCGACCGGGTACGGGCGACTCGGGACTGTCCACTCCGGACGATCGGCGACCGCTGAGTTCACCGTGACCGTGCCCGCCGGGACCAAGCCGGGACGGGTGCGGATCCCGGTGGAACTGAGCAGTGGCAACGGGTCCGGGTACGTCGAGACCGTGGTGGCCGTGGTGCCGGAACTGACCGCCGAGCAGCAGCCACTGCCGCAGGTCGCCCAGTTCCGGGACTGGGCAGTGCGCAGCGGCGTGCCCGCGCTGGCCGACCTGGTGCCGCCGGTGCTCACCCTGCCCTCCGGCGGGGACCGCGAACTGCCGATCCTGGTGCGCAACAACGGATCCGCGACCAGGTCGGGCACGGTGACCATCACGCCGCCGACCGGGTTCAGCGCCACCGCCAGCCTCCCGTTCACCGGACTCGCCGCCGGGGCCACGACCACGCTCTCCGGCAAGGTCACCAACACCGACACCGCACTGCGCACCGGGATGCAGGGCGGGGACTACAAGTACACGCTGTCGGTGACCGGGGTCAGCAGCAGCACCCCGGCCCTGGAACTGGTGCCACGCACCACGATCCCCAAGGCCGCCAGCGCACCCACCGTGGACGGGGTGGCCGCACCCGGTGAGTACTCCGGACCGGAACTGGACCTGTCCACCCGCTGGGAAGGCGACGAGTGCGTCTCCGCCGCGGACTGCTCGGCCAAGGCGAAACTGACCTGGCACAACGACACCCTGTACGCGCTGGTCACCGTGGCCGACGACAAACAGGGCAGTGTGCTCGACGCCGCCGACTGCAAACGGCACTGGCGCACCGACTCCCTGGAACTGGCCATCGACCCGCGTGGCAAGTCCGAGAACACCGCCAGCACGCTGAAACTGGCCGTGTTCCCGACCACCACCGCGGGCACACCGTGTGCGGCCAGGGATGCCGACAACTTCCAGGGCCCGGCCGCCGACACCGTGCCCGGACTCCAGGTGGCCAGCAAGGTGAGCAGCCCGTACACCGGCTACACCATCGAACTCGCGCTGCCCCTGGCCGCGGTGCCGGGTGCGCTGGACCCGGCCAAGGTCGGGCTGAACCTGTTCGTCTACGACTCCGACACCCAGGACAAGATCGGGCAGACCCGGCTCGGCTGGTCCACCTGGGGCGGCGTGCAGGGCGACCCGTACCGTTGGGGCCACGCGGTTCTCGACGGCTACACCCCGCCGGCGGGCCGTCCGGTGGAGCCGCCCCCGGCCAGACTGCCGCTGATCGCACTGTCCTCTGTGGACTCGGCACAGTCGGTGGAGCAGTCCGTGCGCACCGGGATCTCCCTGGGTGGCAAACCGATCGCCCCGGTCTGGGACTCGGCGCGGCTGCTCTCCGCACGGGCACACGGGGACACGGTGACCGCGCGGGTGCTCGGCGCATCCGGCAGGGCGACGGTGTTCGTGGTCAACCAGGACGGGAAACTGTTGGGCCGCAAGACCGTTGAGCTGTCGCACGGGTTCAGCGAGATCACCGTGCCGGTCACCGGTGGGCGACCGGCCGAGGTGCTGCTCGGCTTCGAGACCCCGGAGGGGAAGGTCGCCGCCTCGCGGGTCAGGGCAGGTTCGGGCTGA
- a CDS encoding carbohydrate ABC transporter permease: MTVSRWERVGTYVVLLLFAGYALYPVLWILLTAVRSDVPGQGGWHPENFLTAWTQGKFGSYLGTSLIVAVAVVALSALLSVLAGYAFGTMRFRGSGLLFYLLLLGVTIPSQAVVVPLYFDLRDVGLLDTYAALVLPQVAQSVAFGVFWMRAYFRSSSTSVVEAARLDGAGHWQILWRVLLPMGRPAVLTLVVLVFMWTWNEFLIALVMVTDEGLRTAPLGLRFFQGRATTSVPLLAAGSVLVALPVVVLYLFLQRHFIRGMLDGAVKG; the protein is encoded by the coding sequence ATGACGGTGTCCCGCTGGGAACGCGTTGGCACGTATGTGGTGCTGCTGCTCTTCGCCGGCTACGCGCTCTACCCGGTGCTCTGGATCCTGTTGACCGCCGTACGTTCCGACGTACCCGGGCAGGGCGGCTGGCACCCGGAGAACTTCCTCACCGCCTGGACCCAGGGCAAGTTCGGCAGCTACCTCGGCACCAGCCTGATCGTCGCGGTGGCGGTGGTGGCGCTGTCCGCGCTGCTGTCCGTGCTGGCCGGATATGCCTTCGGCACCATGCGTTTCCGCGGTTCCGGACTGCTGTTCTACCTGCTGCTGCTCGGGGTCACCATCCCCAGTCAGGCCGTGGTGGTGCCGCTGTACTTCGACCTGCGCGACGTCGGCCTGCTCGACACCTACGCGGCGCTGGTGCTGCCACAGGTCGCGCAGTCGGTGGCCTTCGGCGTGTTCTGGATGCGCGCCTACTTCCGCTCCAGCTCCACCAGCGTGGTGGAGGCCGCGCGGCTGGACGGGGCCGGGCACTGGCAGATCCTGTGGCGGGTGCTGCTGCCGATGGGCAGGCCCGCGGTGCTGACCCTGGTCGTGCTGGTGTTCATGTGGACCTGGAACGAGTTCCTGATCGCCCTGGTCATGGTCACCGACGAGGGCCTGCGCACCGCCCCGCTGGGGCTGCGGTTCTTCCAGGGCAGGGCGACCACGAGCGTGCCGCTGCTGGCGGCCGGTTCGGTGCTGGTCGCGCTGCCCGTGGTGGTGCTTTACCTGTTCCTGCAACGACATTTCATCCGCGGCATGCTGGACGGCGCGGTCAAGGGTTGA
- a CDS encoding carbohydrate ABC transporter permease, which yields MAAGEPRRVGYLYVLPALAVYVAFLLFPLLHSAWISLFDWDGLTLGTWAGLDNYFTLFAEAGLRAAFGHALVLIVFFSILPVCLGLVLASALHRSRVRGLGFFRTVVFLPQVIAMVVVAVAWQQILAPDGPLNSALRALGLDAFAFNWLGEESTALIAVGLVGTWVQTGLTVVLFLAGIGRISGDLYEAARLDGAGVLREFRSVTLPALRPDIAVALTLTVISSLRTFDLVYVMTPLGGPGESTTVPAYEIYHRAFQSGQVGSAAAIGITLTVLVFALSAVVLRLAGGRR from the coding sequence GTGGCGGCCGGTGAACCGCGGCGGGTCGGCTACCTCTATGTGTTGCCTGCCCTGGCCGTGTACGTGGCGTTCCTGCTGTTCCCGTTGCTGCACAGCGCGTGGATCTCGCTGTTCGACTGGGATGGTCTGACACTCGGCACCTGGGCCGGGCTGGACAACTACTTCACCCTGTTCGCCGAGGCCGGATTGCGTGCGGCGTTCGGGCACGCGCTGGTGCTGATCGTGTTCTTCTCGATCCTGCCGGTATGCCTGGGTCTGGTGCTGGCCTCGGCCTTGCACCGCAGCCGGGTGCGCGGACTCGGCTTCTTCCGCACCGTGGTGTTCCTGCCGCAGGTGATCGCGATGGTGGTGGTCGCCGTTGCCTGGCAACAGATCCTGGCCCCCGACGGCCCGCTCAACTCGGCGCTGCGCGCGCTCGGCCTGGACGCCTTCGCGTTCAACTGGCTCGGCGAGGAGAGCACCGCGCTGATCGCGGTCGGACTGGTCGGCACCTGGGTGCAGACCGGGCTGACCGTGGTGCTGTTCCTGGCCGGGATCGGCCGGATCTCCGGCGACCTGTACGAGGCGGCCCGGCTGGACGGGGCCGGGGTGCTGCGCGAGTTCCGCTCGGTGACACTGCCCGCGCTGCGCCCGGACATCGCGGTGGCGTTGACACTGACCGTGATCTCCTCGCTGCGCACCTTCGACCTGGTGTACGTGATGACCCCGCTGGGAGGGCCGGGGGAGTCGACCACGGTGCCCGCCTACGAGATCTACCACCGCGCCTTCCAATCGGGGCAGGTGGGTTCGGCGGCGGCGATCGGGATCACCCTGACCGTCCTGGTGTTCGCGCTCAGCGCGGTGGTGCTGCGACTGGCTGGGGGTCGGCGATGA
- a CDS encoding extracellular solute-binding protein encodes MIRSRWLAAALTALTLLAACVPGSNLPDTRPTDRQAKDIRTDVAAMGEVTLTVWDQEVRGGQDKQITALNAEFQRRYPNIRINRVPRSFDDLRNTTRLGLTSVQAPDVVQVNNGRQDMGAYVKAGLLLPMDGYAEVYRWHQRFPATVLRLARYPASGEPLGEGKLFGLPQGGELVGIYFNKQKLARLGIAPPRTWAEFDAALRKAKESREVPIQFGNLEKSAGIHLFGFALNRFAPTEDVYKLATGRQGVFWADDNPKAAAELLVRWAEDGMLTNGFSGLGSDAAWREFAQGKGVFLVSGTWLMADLEAAMGDRVGFVLPPTDDGKVAVTAGTSVPFAISARSRNPDAAAAYIEFLTSSRGMALMAEHANLPVVEATSQRPPTAFRAEVFNSWAHASETGGLVPYLDYATPTAYDTVTSVIEQLLAKRMSPQQVLDKLQADVDAARGGR; translated from the coding sequence ATGATTCGTTCCCGATGGCTGGCCGCCGCGCTCACCGCGCTGACGTTGCTGGCCGCGTGCGTGCCCGGCTCCAACCTGCCCGACACCCGGCCCACCGACCGCCAGGCCAAGGACATCAGGACCGATGTCGCCGCCATGGGCGAGGTGACCCTCACCGTCTGGGACCAGGAGGTGCGGGGCGGTCAGGACAAGCAGATCACCGCGCTGAACGCGGAGTTCCAGCGCAGGTATCCGAACATCCGGATCAACCGGGTGCCGCGCTCCTTCGACGACCTGCGCAACACCACCCGGCTCGGCCTGACCAGCGTGCAGGCCCCCGACGTGGTGCAGGTCAACAACGGCAGGCAGGACATGGGCGCCTACGTCAAGGCGGGTCTGCTGCTGCCGATGGACGGCTACGCCGAGGTCTACCGCTGGCACCAGCGCTTCCCCGCCACCGTGCTGCGGCTGGCCCGCTACCCCGCCTCCGGGGAACCGCTGGGCGAGGGCAAGCTGTTCGGGCTGCCGCAGGGCGGGGAGCTGGTCGGCATCTACTTCAACAAGCAGAAGCTGGCCCGCCTGGGCATCGCGCCGCCGCGGACCTGGGCGGAGTTCGACGCCGCGCTGCGCAAGGCCAAGGAGTCCCGCGAGGTGCCGATCCAGTTCGGCAACCTGGAGAAGAGCGCGGGCATCCACCTGTTCGGCTTCGCACTCAACCGGTTCGCGCCCACCGAGGACGTCTACAAGCTGGCCACCGGCAGGCAGGGCGTGTTCTGGGCAGACGACAATCCCAAGGCCGCGGCCGAACTCCTGGTGCGGTGGGCCGAGGATGGCATGCTGACCAACGGGTTCTCCGGGCTCGGCTCGGACGCGGCCTGGCGGGAGTTCGCCCAGGGCAAAGGCGTTTTCCTGGTCAGCGGGACCTGGTTGATGGCCGATCTGGAGGCGGCGATGGGGGACAGGGTGGGCTTCGTACTACCACCGACCGATGACGGCAAGGTCGCGGTGACCGCGGGCACCAGCGTGCCGTTCGCGATCAGCGCGCGCAGCAGGAACCCGGACGCGGCAGCGGCCTACATCGAGTTCCTGACCTCCTCGCGAGGCATGGCCTTGATGGCCGAGCACGCCAACCTGCCGGTGGTGGAGGCCACCAGCCAGCGTCCGCCGACCGCCTTCCGGGCCGAGGTGTTCAACTCCTGGGCGCACGCCTCGGAGACCGGTGGACTGGTGCCCTACCTCGACTACGCCACACCCACCGCCTACGACACCGTGACCAGCGTGATCGAACAGTTGCTGGCCAAGCGGATGAGCCCGCAGCAGGTCCTGGACAAACTCCAGGCCGACGTGGACGCCGCTCGTGGCGGCCGGTGA